The following are encoded together in the Pseudoalteromonas ruthenica genome:
- a CDS encoding GNAT family N-acetyltransferase, with amino-acid sequence MSLMDFHSPRLQHQPLRAAHWPVFYALHQHPEVMRYVADIGDIDEVQERFQQRLNPTSMQPCWYTWAIAKRSGELIGVTGFYRHSEHLAELGFMLLPQYQGQGLGSESLHALLEHGHSQFSLREYTATVTAGNEASRALLLKQGFTQHCQGYNGYYINGEEVEDWLFKRTFSDGE; translated from the coding sequence ATGTCATTAATGGATTTTCACTCGCCTCGATTACAACATCAGCCATTGCGAGCAGCACATTGGCCAGTGTTTTATGCCTTACATCAACACCCCGAGGTGATGCGCTATGTGGCGGATATAGGGGATATTGATGAGGTGCAAGAACGCTTTCAACAACGTTTAAACCCTACGAGTATGCAGCCTTGTTGGTATACGTGGGCCATTGCAAAGCGAAGCGGTGAGCTTATTGGGGTCACGGGGTTTTATCGTCACAGTGAGCACCTAGCAGAGTTGGGATTTATGCTCCTACCACAATACCAAGGGCAAGGGTTGGGGAGTGAGTCTCTGCATGCGTTGCTTGAGCATGGGCACAGTCAGTTTAGTCTGCGCGAATATACAGCCACAGTTACTGCCGGCAATGAGGCGTCACGAGCGCTTTTATTAAAGCAGGGTTTCACTCAGCACTGCCAAGGTTATAACGGCTATTATATCAAT
- a CDS encoding prolyl oligopeptidase family serine peptidase — protein MLKKSLAVAVCIALTGCSEKPASQQQNEQLEQPEKQVAQINYPDTRKGDVVDSYFGEQVADPYRWLEDDMSEETAKWVEAQNQVTFDYLEQIPYRDELKERLKTLMDYEKVSAPFKEGDYTYFYKNDGLQNQYVLYRQKGDGEAEIFLDPNTFSEDGTTSLAGISFSEDGSLAAYQISEGGSDWRKVIVLDTESKKQLGETLVDVKFSGISWLGNDGFYYSSYDKPEGSELSAKTDQHKLYYHKLGTAQKDDQLIFGGTEAQKHRYVGAAVTSDERFLVISAAVSTSGNKLFIKDLTDENSELVTVIDDITYDTSVIDNEGDTLFLVTNKDAPNKRVVTVDAKDPAPENWQDLIPETDNVLNLSKGGGYFFARYMVDAISQVKQFDKSGKLVREIALPGVGTASGFGGKQEQQTLYYTFTNYKTPGTIFSFDVQSGESQVYRESGAKFDPSQYESKQVFYTSKDGTKVPMIITYKKGTKLNGEAPTILYGYGGFNISLTPRFSATTAAWLEQGGVYAVANLRGGGEYGKKWHKAGTQLEKQNVFDDFIAAAEFLIDNDYTSSERLAVRGGSNGGLLVGAVMTQRPDLFKVALPAVGVLDMLRYHTFTAGAGWAYDYGTAQDSKEMFNYLKGYSPVHNVKPGVNYPATLITTGDHDDRVVPAHSYKFAAELQDKHQGENPVMIRIETNAGHGAGTPTSKTIEQYADIYGFTLYNMGIKKL, from the coding sequence ATGCTTAAAAAATCTCTCGCAGTTGCGGTATGCATTGCCCTAACGGGATGCAGCGAAAAGCCAGCTTCACAACAGCAAAATGAACAACTAGAACAGCCTGAAAAACAGGTCGCCCAGATAAACTACCCGGATACTCGCAAAGGCGACGTTGTCGACAGTTATTTTGGCGAGCAAGTTGCTGATCCCTATCGTTGGTTAGAAGACGATATGAGCGAAGAGACCGCTAAATGGGTTGAGGCACAGAACCAAGTCACTTTTGACTACCTCGAGCAAATTCCTTACCGAGACGAGCTAAAAGAGCGTCTTAAGACGCTAATGGATTACGAAAAAGTCAGCGCCCCCTTTAAAGAAGGTGACTACACCTACTTTTACAAAAATGACGGCTTGCAAAACCAATATGTACTTTATCGTCAAAAAGGAGACGGTGAGGCAGAAATTTTCTTAGACCCTAACACTTTTAGTGAAGATGGTACGACGTCGCTTGCTGGCATTAGCTTTAGTGAGGATGGCTCTTTAGCAGCGTATCAAATCTCAGAGGGCGGCAGTGATTGGCGTAAAGTGATTGTGCTTGATACCGAGAGCAAAAAGCAGCTGGGTGAAACCTTAGTGGATGTTAAGTTCAGCGGTATTTCTTGGTTAGGCAACGACGGCTTTTATTATTCAAGCTATGACAAGCCAGAGGGCAGTGAACTGTCAGCAAAAACAGACCAGCATAAACTGTATTACCACAAGCTAGGTACGGCGCAAAAAGACGATCAACTCATCTTTGGTGGCACTGAGGCGCAAAAACATCGCTATGTTGGCGCAGCGGTGACTTCAGACGAGCGTTTCTTGGTTATTTCCGCAGCGGTATCAACATCAGGCAACAAGCTCTTTATTAAAGATTTGACAGATGAAAACAGTGAACTGGTCACGGTGATTGATGATATTACCTATGACACCAGTGTCATTGACAACGAAGGTGACACACTGTTTTTAGTGACCAACAAAGATGCGCCAAACAAGCGTGTGGTTACGGTGGATGCGAAGGACCCAGCTCCTGAAAACTGGCAAGATTTGATCCCTGAAACAGACAATGTACTCAACCTATCAAAGGGCGGCGGTTATTTCTTTGCCCGCTATATGGTCGATGCCATTTCACAAGTTAAACAGTTTGATAAAAGCGGTAAGCTAGTGCGAGAAATCGCGTTACCGGGTGTCGGCACGGCCTCTGGCTTTGGCGGTAAACAAGAGCAACAGACCTTGTATTACACCTTCACTAACTATAAGACTCCGGGCACTATTTTTAGCTTTGATGTACAAAGCGGAGAATCTCAGGTTTATAGAGAGTCAGGTGCTAAATTTGACCCCTCACAGTACGAGTCTAAACAGGTATTCTACACCTCTAAAGACGGCACTAAAGTACCCATGATCATCACCTATAAAAAAGGCACTAAGCTCAACGGTGAGGCGCCTACTATTTTATACGGGTATGGTGGCTTTAATATTAGCTTGACGCCGCGCTTTAGCGCCACAACGGCTGCATGGCTTGAGCAGGGCGGAGTATACGCGGTAGCTAATTTACGCGGTGGCGGCGAATACGGTAAAAAATGGCATAAAGCGGGCACCCAGTTAGAAAAACAAAATGTGTTTGATGACTTTATTGCTGCCGCAGAATTCCTTATCGATAACGACTACACCTCCAGTGAGCGCCTTGCTGTACGTGGCGGTTCAAATGGTGGCTTGTTAGTGGGGGCGGTAATGACCCAGCGCCCTGATTTATTCAAAGTAGCACTCCCAGCGGTCGGTGTTCTTGATATGCTGCGCTACCATACTTTCACCGCAGGTGCGGGATGGGCGTACGACTATGGTACGGCGCAAGATAGCAAAGAAATGTTTAATTACCTAAAAGGGTACTCACCGGTTCACAATGTAAAACCAGGTGTGAACTATCCTGCAACTTTAATTACCACAGGCGATCACGATGATCGTGTGGTTCCAGCGCACTCATACAAGTTCGCAGCAGAGCTTCAAGATAAGCACCAAGGTGAGAATCCAGTGATGATCCGCATTGAAACCAATGCCGGGCATGGTGCTGGCACACCAACCAGTAAAACCATTGAGCAATACGCTGATATTTATGGCTTTACTCTCTACAACATGGGTATTAAAAAGCTTTAA
- a CDS encoding GbsR/MarR family transcriptional regulator, with protein MELTEKMQAFVMHCGEMGSRWGFNRTIGQMYALLLLSEQPLSANELSQTLHISRGNVSMGIKELNSWQLIATKHKPGDRKEYYQPAGTIWQMANRVFEQRQKREIDPTLSLLRDNLLDEPNNQAEQYAQQRMLEIHDLLEMITQWAGELQRLSPEKLSTLMKLGAGVTKMLDMRDKFTGKSNPES; from the coding sequence ATGGAATTGACTGAAAAGATGCAAGCATTCGTCATGCATTGCGGAGAGATGGGAAGCCGCTGGGGGTTTAATCGCACAATAGGGCAAATGTACGCGCTATTGTTACTCAGTGAACAGCCACTCAGTGCGAATGAACTTTCGCAGACGCTCCATATTTCCCGTGGTAACGTCAGTATGGGAATTAAAGAGCTCAATTCGTGGCAGTTGATCGCCACCAAACATAAGCCAGGGGATCGTAAAGAGTACTATCAACCAGCAGGGACGATTTGGCAAATGGCTAATCGCGTATTTGAGCAGCGCCAAAAACGCGAAATTGACCCAACCTTAAGCCTGTTGCGCGATAACCTTCTTGATGAACCTAATAACCAGGCAGAGCAATACGCCCAGCAGCGTATGCTGGAAATTCATGATTTGTTGGAAATGATCACCCAGTGGGCCGGTGAACTGCAACGGTTAAGCCCTGAAAAACTCTCAACGTTGATGAAACTGGGAGCAGGGGTTACCAAAATGCTTGATATGCGTGACAAGTTCACTGGTAAATCGAATCCTGAAAGTTAG
- a CDS encoding M14 family metallopeptidase, translated as MSEQHTYPIGIAGQPWSSKHRQQWQAQQTVQRSYADEVVTKVKALADNWDIIEYGQLPYEQSYPLFALKHKQWQKGRPIALVTGGVHGYESSGIHGALAFAKQVEHTQSANFNILVVPCISPWGYETINRWNPDANDPNRSFFEGSPVPEAQLLLDFIAPFSSDILLHIDLHETTDSDNSEFRPALAAREGIVNHNWNIPDGFYLVADSERPQASFQRAIIDAVAKVTHIAPADENNQLIGADLVQPGVIEYAGRKLGLCMGLTPAPYVTTTEVYPDSPQATEQNCIDAQVAAANSAIAFVAAL; from the coding sequence ATGAGCGAGCAACACACATATCCAATTGGTATCGCTGGGCAACCATGGTCGAGCAAACACCGTCAACAATGGCAAGCACAGCAAACTGTGCAGCGCAGCTACGCCGATGAAGTGGTAACGAAAGTTAAGGCACTAGCCGACAACTGGGATATCATTGAGTATGGGCAACTGCCCTATGAGCAAAGTTACCCCTTGTTCGCACTAAAGCATAAGCAGTGGCAAAAAGGCCGCCCTATCGCCTTAGTGACCGGTGGCGTGCATGGCTATGAAAGTAGTGGTATTCACGGCGCTCTCGCCTTTGCCAAGCAGGTTGAGCACACGCAAAGCGCTAACTTCAATATTCTCGTTGTGCCCTGCATCAGCCCTTGGGGTTACGAGACGATCAATCGCTGGAATCCGGATGCCAATGATCCGAACCGCTCATTCTTTGAAGGCTCTCCTGTGCCTGAAGCGCAGTTGTTGTTAGACTTTATCGCTCCTTTTAGTAGCGATATTCTGCTGCATATTGATTTGCACGAAACCACTGATAGCGATAATTCCGAGTTCCGTCCAGCACTTGCCGCACGCGAAGGAATCGTAAACCATAATTGGAATATCCCCGATGGCTTTTACCTTGTCGCCGACAGCGAGCGTCCGCAAGCGTCATTTCAGCGCGCCATTATCGATGCCGTGGCCAAGGTCACGCATATCGCCCCCGCCGATGAGAATAATCAGCTTATCGGCGCTGATTTGGTGCAACCTGGTGTCATTGAATACGCTGGACGTAAGTTAGGTTTGTGCATGGGCTTAACGCCAGCGCCTTACGTCACGACTACGGAGGTGTACCCAGATAGCCCGCAGGCAACTGAGCAAAACTGCATCGATGCCCAAGTGGCGGCGGCCAATAGCGCCATTGCCTTTGTTGCCGCATTATAA
- the ccoG gene encoding cytochrome c oxidase accessory protein CcoG: protein MKFDIKEEDLIIKPYKQSGPIYVREQKGRYQRIRRVMSWALMIAFIAPPWISYQGQQAVLLDVAQQQFRIFSITFFPQDFMILAWVFMAGAFALFFVTNWLGRVWCGYMCPQTVWMLLFTWVEHRIEGTRNQRIKLDKQPWGFSKMMKKAAKHAAWLGIAFFTATSFMSYFIPAKELYSQMLAFTWGGLTSFWVFLFALCTYGNAGWLREKMCIYMCPYSRFQSVMFDKDTLIVSYDSERGETRGPRKRKAAREELALGDCVDCKLCVEVCPAGIDIRNGLQYECINCGLCIDACDQTMDKFNYPRGLISYTSERQQEGGKTSILRLKLLGYAAMTVLVFVVMAWWLSSRTPLEVYVSRDRGELSRTDYRGWVENPYRISVVNKTQQQQAYQISIAGLEGAKLAVHGGLSLAPGEQKEIPVTVSIDGYELAKKVSTLTFVVEQASDPSTQQRKETRFYK from the coding sequence ATGAAGTTCGATATTAAAGAAGAAGATCTCATCATTAAGCCCTATAAGCAGTCTGGGCCTATTTATGTTCGTGAACAAAAAGGCCGTTACCAACGCATTCGTAGGGTTATGAGTTGGGCATTAATGATTGCCTTTATTGCCCCTCCTTGGATTTCTTACCAAGGCCAGCAGGCGGTGTTGCTGGATGTGGCGCAACAACAATTCCGGATATTCTCTATTACGTTCTTTCCCCAAGATTTTATGATCCTAGCTTGGGTATTTATGGCAGGTGCCTTCGCCTTGTTTTTTGTGACTAATTGGCTGGGGCGCGTATGGTGCGGCTATATGTGTCCACAAACGGTGTGGATGTTACTGTTTACCTGGGTCGAGCACCGCATCGAGGGGACTCGTAATCAGCGTATAAAGCTCGACAAACAGCCTTGGGGCTTTAGCAAAATGATGAAAAAGGCAGCCAAGCATGCAGCTTGGCTTGGCATTGCATTTTTCACCGCAACCTCCTTTATGAGCTACTTTATTCCCGCCAAGGAGCTTTATTCACAGATGCTAGCCTTTACTTGGGGTGGGTTAACCAGCTTTTGGGTGTTTTTATTTGCTTTGTGCACCTACGGTAATGCCGGTTGGCTGCGCGAGAAAATGTGTATTTATATGTGCCCTTATTCGCGGTTCCAATCGGTAATGTTCGATAAAGACACCCTGATCGTCAGTTACGACAGTGAACGCGGTGAAACCCGAGGACCACGCAAGCGTAAAGCTGCACGTGAAGAGCTCGCACTGGGGGATTGTGTTGATTGTAAGCTGTGTGTCGAGGTGTGCCCAGCTGGCATCGATATTCGCAATGGTCTTCAATATGAGTGTATTAACTGTGGTTTATGTATTGATGCCTGCGACCAAACCATGGATAAATTTAACTATCCTCGCGGTCTTATCAGTTACACCAGTGAGCGCCAACAGGAGGGAGGTAAAACCTCTATACTGCGGCTGAAGCTATTGGGCTATGCAGCGATGACGGTGCTGGTATTTGTGGTCATGGCGTGGTGGTTGAGCAGCCGCACACCATTGGAGGTGTACGTTAGTCGTGATAGGGGCGAGTTGTCGCGTACAGATTATCGAGGCTGGGTTGAGAATCCCTACCGTATCTCGGTGGTCAATAAAACCCAACAGCAGCAAGCGTATCAAATCAGTATTGCTGGCTTAGAAGGGGCGAAGCTGGCGGTGCATGGCGGCCTTTCTTTAGCTCCGGGAGAGCAAAAAGAGATCCCCGTGACAGTCAGTATTGATGGCTACGAACTGGCCAAAAAAGTGAGCACTTTGACGTTTGTTGTTGAGCAAGCGAGCGATCCGAGTACGCAGCAGCGCAAAGAAACACGCTTTTACAAATAA
- a CDS encoding sigma-54 interaction domain-containing protein: protein MDQSLKHFLHDPRLLLDAAGEGIYGFDRDGNAVFINPAAERMTGWQASELLGQQIHRFHHHSHADGSDYPACECPIYRTVVDGQPRTVSNEVFWRKDGSQFPVEYTSTPIYKDQQLIGAVAIFRDVSQQRSTEQALREALSRVNELSEQLQAENRYLLEEINAQWQDSDLVGQSVIFQQMMQQIELVAKTDSTVLILGENGTGKELIARQLHNRSQRRNAPLVKVNCAAFSASLIESELFGHEKGAFTGAQQRRKGRFELAHKGTLFLDEVAELPLEAQSKLLRVLQEQEFERVGGQQTLKVDIRLIAATNRDLWAMVEQGSFRMDLYYRLNVFPLRVPALRERIEDLELLVAQLLSKPSQKLAKQFTGISARSLNRLKSYHWPGNVRELQNILERAAILTQGPVVHIDDMQLSEAARLEGTEIRTLDSEQKRYIEYVLSMCGGRINGEGGAAQRLGLAPSTLRSKMQKLGVNRE from the coding sequence ATGGACCAATCACTCAAACACTTTCTTCATGATCCTAGACTGCTGCTTGATGCTGCAGGAGAGGGTATTTATGGCTTTGATCGCGATGGTAATGCGGTCTTTATCAATCCCGCAGCAGAGCGCATGACCGGCTGGCAAGCCAGTGAACTCCTTGGTCAGCAGATCCACCGTTTTCACCACCATAGCCATGCTGATGGCAGTGACTACCCAGCCTGTGAGTGTCCAATCTATCGCACTGTGGTCGACGGCCAACCACGGACGGTTAGCAACGAGGTGTTTTGGCGTAAAGATGGCAGTCAATTCCCAGTGGAATATACCTCCACACCTATTTATAAAGATCAACAGCTTATTGGTGCTGTGGCGATATTTCGTGACGTATCACAGCAGCGCAGTACTGAGCAGGCGTTACGCGAAGCACTCTCACGAGTGAATGAGCTTAGCGAACAGTTGCAGGCAGAAAATCGCTACTTGCTAGAAGAGATCAATGCGCAGTGGCAAGACAGTGATTTAGTGGGTCAATCGGTCATTTTTCAACAAATGATGCAACAGATTGAGCTGGTGGCTAAAACTGACAGTACGGTACTGATCCTCGGTGAAAATGGCACTGGTAAAGAGTTGATTGCGCGACAGCTGCATAATCGCTCGCAGCGTCGCAATGCACCCTTGGTTAAGGTCAACTGTGCGGCTTTTAGTGCGAGCTTAATTGAGTCCGAGTTATTCGGTCATGAGAAAGGCGCGTTTACCGGCGCTCAACAGCGGCGCAAAGGGCGCTTTGAATTGGCGCACAAAGGCACGTTATTTTTAGATGAGGTCGCAGAGCTGCCGTTAGAGGCGCAAAGCAAGCTGCTGCGAGTATTACAAGAACAAGAGTTTGAACGGGTCGGGGGACAGCAAACCCTGAAAGTAGATATTCGCCTTATCGCCGCCACCAACCGTGATTTATGGGCCATGGTTGAACAAGGCAGCTTCCGCATGGACTTGTATTACCGCCTCAATGTCTTTCCGCTACGGGTGCCAGCGCTGCGCGAGCGCATTGAAGATTTAGAGTTATTGGTGGCGCAGTTACTCAGTAAGCCATCACAGAAGCTGGCCAAGCAATTCACTGGTATCAGTGCGCGCAGTCTTAATCGTCTTAAGTCCTACCACTGGCCGGGCAATGTGCGTGAGCTGCAGAATATTCTCGAACGAGCCGCTATTCTCACGCAAGGCCCAGTTGTGCATATCGATGACATGCAATTATCGGAGGCGGCGCGCCTAGAAGGCACAGAGATAAGAACCCTTGATAGTGAGCAAAAGCGCTATATCGAATATGTTTTATCTATGTGCGGCGGGCGCATCAATGGTGAAGGTGGAGCCGCGCAACGGCTCGGTTTGGCACCGAGTACACTGCGCTCAAAAATGCAAAAATTGGGCGTCAACCGCGAGTAA
- a CDS encoding DUF1439 domain-containing protein, whose translation MKRFLIVAVWLLSLAGCASHAPVSVYSLSATQLEQNLQSNSERLQGEVELMGMPMRMQVNDVGVDIGPKQHPDSVQLSVDNTVFVQALALKVPVRVRLSIAAKPVFNNDDDAVYLQDFTIINADVDAMGYRGKLAPLSQQVQDIVTQALRQYPVYTLNSQDPKQALLSRFDLALAVKPGEITLTSGL comes from the coding sequence ATGAAAAGGTTTTTAATCGTCGCCGTTTGGTTACTTAGCTTGGCGGGGTGTGCGTCGCACGCCCCTGTGTCGGTTTATTCGCTCAGTGCAACGCAATTGGAGCAGAACTTGCAATCTAATAGTGAGCGTTTGCAAGGTGAGGTCGAGCTTATGGGCATGCCTATGCGCATGCAAGTGAACGATGTTGGCGTTGATATTGGCCCTAAGCAACACCCCGACAGTGTGCAACTCAGTGTTGATAACACTGTATTTGTCCAAGCTTTGGCATTAAAAGTTCCTGTGCGTGTACGCTTGAGTATTGCCGCAAAGCCAGTGTTCAACAATGATGACGACGCGGTTTATCTGCAAGACTTCACTATTATTAATGCCGACGTTGATGCCATGGGGTACCGAGGCAAGCTAGCACCGCTGTCGCAACAGGTGCAAGACATCGTCACGCAAGCACTACGTCAATACCCGGTCTATACCCTCAATAGCCAAGATCCGAAGCAAGCTTTGTTATCGCGCTTTGACCTTGCTCTGGCTGTCAAACCCGGTGAAATTACCCTAACCAGCGGATTATAG
- a CDS encoding DUF349 domain-containing protein yields MIFKQLFKPKWKHPNESTRLGALSQLDNQQHHAILQQLASQDPSSKVRSAALKKLNDIDLWWQACQSDAEPGIKRLANQKVAEVLMHSPQALSSADKERYLERFANEKTLEQLALAEKTTATKVKLIHRLNKPQLTEQVFRGADEALQLQLCQLVINTQLADKLVKQAQGEAKTRLAQAIEEQQLAAHMPQQVAQQSKLLLAQLNALRDKNDYQLVTTQYTQFSHQFAQLETHWLDEELRTQNDEKFAVLKNKLERHIAILGEQYERQQAQQQAQQRSVLALANLSALAEEISNAMALRFDGNEQIQTDWLHAKVAQAEDMLQSPDLQPGAELTSQRQELKRLFKQVEQLSAYEQDVEQLRERLKEYQAMAVAETSAQLDAALMRETELAKEIQQSLSALPKELAGVWRQSYQQAKKAWFAQMQPLLDAQQQTLNQARKKTKDLRRLINQGRYRVAFGVFNGLDTLYQELTEHYRQQVSREYESLKTTLSEAEDWHQYAGQSQQTQLLEAALELAQSPCEDANERLAAVKKLRKSWQLLGPHVEAQAKQEFEQQIETAFAPCRDYFAEQQAQKEQAVAEREALIAQMQTLDAQAQQADHDIVSLEAQFNQLLKQWRGAKRLESKLYHKLNKAFNEAQTAIAERVQDYYQHNASAKEDLLEQAHQAQQQDVFAATHTLKDLQQQWQQVGFAGKSKERKLWLAFRRINDAVFAQRDEAKEQRQQVHNDLLNEQQTQLAQLQQQLNACKEAGDYQEVVHTVTALNVERPLQDMKKQLLAQAQQSLHTLQAAQRHTHYRQLRSALSQGQALDKRWLSDSKLALAAEQLLVRLEVTANIDSPSSDAGLRMQEQVTMLDEKHQGVVYSLDDLLIAWLNAVGVNEQHQCLGEQQQLNRIVSVLEAVESQ; encoded by the coding sequence ATGATCTTTAAGCAGTTATTCAAACCAAAGTGGAAGCACCCTAATGAGAGCACGCGCCTAGGGGCATTGTCTCAGCTCGATAATCAACAACACCATGCTATATTGCAGCAATTAGCCAGCCAAGACCCGAGCAGTAAAGTGCGCTCGGCAGCACTAAAAAAACTCAATGACATCGATTTGTGGTGGCAGGCTTGCCAAAGTGACGCCGAGCCGGGTATCAAGCGCTTGGCCAATCAAAAAGTGGCAGAAGTGCTAATGCATTCACCTCAGGCTTTGTCGAGCGCAGATAAAGAGCGATACTTAGAGCGTTTCGCCAATGAGAAAACGTTAGAGCAACTAGCATTAGCAGAGAAAACCACAGCAACGAAAGTTAAATTAATTCATCGCCTTAATAAACCGCAGCTTACCGAACAGGTGTTCAGAGGTGCAGACGAGGCCTTGCAGCTGCAGTTGTGCCAGTTAGTGATTAATACCCAGTTAGCAGATAAGCTAGTCAAGCAGGCTCAAGGCGAAGCGAAAACACGGTTGGCACAGGCCATTGAAGAGCAGCAATTAGCAGCACACATGCCACAACAGGTAGCGCAGCAGAGTAAACTCTTGTTGGCGCAGCTGAACGCTTTGCGCGATAAAAACGACTACCAACTGGTCACGACTCAATACACTCAGTTCAGCCATCAGTTCGCTCAACTAGAGACGCATTGGCTTGATGAAGAATTGCGAACGCAAAACGATGAGAAATTTGCCGTTTTGAAAAACAAGCTTGAGCGTCATATCGCTATTCTTGGCGAACAATATGAGCGTCAACAGGCGCAACAACAAGCGCAGCAACGCAGTGTGTTGGCATTGGCCAATTTAAGCGCGCTAGCGGAAGAGATCAGCAATGCCATGGCGTTACGTTTCGATGGAAATGAGCAAATTCAAACCGATTGGTTGCATGCCAAAGTAGCGCAAGCTGAAGATATGTTGCAAAGCCCCGATTTGCAGCCTGGAGCTGAGCTGACTAGTCAGCGCCAAGAGCTCAAGCGTTTATTTAAGCAAGTTGAACAACTTAGTGCCTATGAGCAAGATGTGGAGCAGTTGCGGGAGCGACTAAAGGAATATCAAGCTATGGCTGTTGCTGAAACCTCAGCTCAGCTTGATGCAGCGCTTATGCGTGAGACTGAGCTTGCGAAAGAGATTCAACAGAGTTTGTCGGCCTTACCTAAAGAGCTTGCTGGCGTATGGCGCCAATCATACCAGCAAGCCAAAAAGGCATGGTTTGCGCAGATGCAGCCACTATTAGATGCGCAGCAGCAAACCCTTAACCAAGCGCGCAAAAAGACAAAAGACTTGCGTCGTTTAATTAATCAAGGGCGCTACCGCGTTGCTTTCGGCGTGTTTAATGGGTTAGATACGCTGTATCAAGAGCTCACCGAGCACTACCGCCAACAAGTCAGCCGAGAATATGAAAGCTTGAAGACAACCTTGAGCGAGGCTGAAGATTGGCATCAGTATGCTGGGCAATCACAGCAAACGCAGTTGCTCGAGGCCGCGCTCGAGCTCGCGCAATCACCTTGTGAAGATGCCAATGAGCGTTTAGCCGCAGTGAAAAAGTTACGTAAAAGCTGGCAACTATTGGGCCCGCACGTAGAGGCGCAAGCCAAGCAAGAGTTTGAACAACAAATCGAAACCGCGTTTGCGCCCTGTCGCGACTATTTTGCTGAGCAGCAGGCACAAAAGGAACAGGCGGTGGCTGAGCGCGAGGCGTTGATTGCACAGATGCAAACCCTCGATGCTCAAGCACAGCAAGCGGATCATGATATTGTGTCTTTAGAAGCCCAATTTAATCAGCTACTAAAGCAGTGGCGCGGCGCTAAACGGTTAGAGAGCAAGCTTTATCATAAGCTCAACAAAGCTTTCAACGAAGCACAAACGGCGATTGCTGAGCGCGTACAAGATTATTACCAGCATAATGCTAGTGCCAAAGAGGATCTGCTTGAGCAGGCTCATCAGGCGCAGCAGCAAGATGTGTTTGCCGCCACCCATACATTGAAAGACTTGCAACAACAATGGCAGCAAGTGGGCTTCGCGGGTAAGAGTAAAGAACGTAAACTATGGTTAGCGTTTCGACGTATAAACGATGCCGTTTTTGCTCAGCGTGATGAGGCCAAAGAACAGCGTCAGCAGGTACATAATGATTTGCTCAATGAGCAACAAACACAGTTAGCGCAACTGCAACAACAACTGAATGCATGTAAGGAAGCTGGGGATTACCAAGAAGTGGTGCATACTGTAACGGCGCTCAACGTAGAGCGGCCGTTGCAGGATATGAAAAAGCAATTACTGGCACAGGCCCAACAGTCGCTACACACACTTCAGGCGGCACAGCGCCATACGCACTATCGGCAGCTACGCAGTGCACTGTCGCAAGGACAGGCGCTTGATAAGCGTTGGTTAAGCGACAGCAAGCTAGCATTAGCCGCTGAACAATTACTTGTTCGCCTAGAAGTGACAGCTAATATTGACAGTCCATCCAGTGACGCCGGTTTGCGTATGCAAGAGCAAGTGACCATGCTTGATGAAAAGCACCAAGGTGTGGTTTATAGCCTGGATGATTTGCTTATTGCCTGGCTTAACGCCGTTGGGGTTAATGAGCAACACCAATGTCTAGGGGAGCAACAACAGCTTAATCGTATTGTTAGCGTGCTCGAAGCCGTGGAGAGTCAATGA
- a CDS encoding YeaC family protein: MNIEQLVQAITPQTFERLQYGAATGKWPDGTPLSDEQKQQTVQLVMLYQAKVLKSDEQFTVGENGELVQKSKQELKKQFKADNEIARFSENDL, translated from the coding sequence ATGAATATTGAGCAGTTAGTCCAAGCAATTACTCCGCAAACCTTTGAGCGCCTGCAGTATGGTGCCGCCACTGGTAAATGGCCGGATGGGACACCCCTAAGTGACGAACAAAAACAACAAACAGTGCAGTTGGTCATGTTGTATCAAGCCAAAGTACTTAAAAGCGACGAGCAGTTCACCGTTGGTGAAAATGGTGAGCTAGTACAAAAATCCAAACAAGAACTTAAGAAGCAGTTCAAAGCAGACAATGAGATAGCCAGGTTTAGTGAAAATGATCTTTAA